A genome region from Natronobeatus ordinarius includes the following:
- a CDS encoding Mrp/NBP35 family ATP-binding protein, whose amino-acid sequence MDEAAVRDRLRAVEDPELGDDIVSLGLVNDVSIDGDEVAIDLALGAPYSPTETAMAGDVRSVLMEEGVDPELSASVPGRDDAGAAEGTVLPNVKNVIAVASGKGGVGKSTVAVNLAAGLSQLGARVGLFDADIYGPNVPRMVDADEPPMATAEETLIPPEKYGVKLMSMAFLVGDDDPVIWRGPMVHKVITQLTEDVEWGHLDYLVIDLPPGTGDTQLTMLQTIPVTGAVIVTTPQDVALDDARKGLQMFARHETVVLGIVENMATFVCDDCGKHHDIFGAGGGEAFADVHDLPFLGSIPLDPRVREGGDEGDPAVLDEESDTGEALREVTEAIANNTGVVHRQAVSSTVEDRMPPAELEDV is encoded by the coding sequence ATGGACGAAGCCGCCGTACGTGACCGGCTGCGGGCGGTCGAGGATCCAGAGCTCGGGGACGACATCGTCTCGCTCGGGCTCGTCAACGACGTCTCGATCGACGGTGACGAGGTCGCGATCGACCTCGCACTGGGAGCACCCTACTCGCCGACGGAGACGGCGATGGCGGGAGACGTGCGATCGGTGCTCATGGAAGAGGGAGTCGACCCCGAACTCTCCGCGAGCGTTCCCGGTCGGGACGACGCCGGGGCGGCCGAGGGGACGGTGTTGCCCAACGTCAAGAACGTCATCGCCGTCGCCTCCGGGAAGGGCGGTGTCGGCAAGTCGACCGTCGCGGTGAACCTCGCCGCCGGCCTCTCACAACTGGGCGCCCGCGTCGGGCTGTTCGACGCGGACATCTACGGGCCGAACGTGCCGCGGATGGTCGACGCCGACGAACCGCCGATGGCGACGGCCGAGGAGACGCTGATCCCGCCGGAGAAGTACGGCGTGAAACTGATGAGCATGGCCTTCCTCGTCGGCGACGACGACCCGGTCATCTGGCGGGGACCGATGGTGCACAAGGTGATCACCCAGCTCACCGAGGACGTCGAGTGGGGTCACCTCGATTATCTCGTGATCGACCTCCCGCCGGGGACGGGCGACACGCAGCTGACGATGCTCCAGACGATCCCCGTCACGGGCGCGGTGATCGTGACGACGCCCCAGGACGTCGCGCTCGACGACGCCCGCAAGGGGCTGCAGATGTTCGCCCGCCACGAGACCGTCGTCCTCGGCATCGTCGAGAACATGGCGACGTTCGTCTGTGACGACTGCGGGAAACACCACGACATCTTCGGCGCCGGCGGCGGCGAGGCGTTCGCCGACGTCCACGACCTGCCGTTTCTCGGCTCGATCCCGCTCGATCCTCGAGTCCGGGAAGGCGGCGACGAGGGCGACCCGGCCGTCCTCGACGAGGAGAGCGACACCGGCGAGGCGCTGCGCGAGGTGACCGAGGCGATCGCGAACAACACCGGCGTCGTTCACCGCCAGGCCGTCTCCTCGACGGTCGAAGATCGAATGCCACCGGCAGAACTCGAGGACGTATGA